The Candidatus Methylomirabilis sp. genomic sequence CCGCACCTGAAAGGACCGGGGCGTGGCGATCAGTTCGTCACCATCAAGATTGTTCTGCCTCGGAATCTCGATACGCGATCGCAAGAGCTGTTCCGAGAGCTGGGACGCCTGCATCCGGAGGATCCGAGGCGGGTACTCTGGAAGTGACGATCTTCTTACGGCGCGGAAGAGTTGAAAGGGGGACGAAGGTGGGGCAGCGACGGCGTCGATACTCGATCAGCGTCGTAGCCGAAATGTTCGATATCCACCCGCAGACCCTTCGGGTCTATGAGCGGGAAGGCCTGCTCCGGCCGGCCCGTACCGAGGGCAATACACGGGTATATTCGCAAGAGGATGTTGAGCGGATTGAGCTGATCCTGCGGTTGACGAAGGAACTCGGTGTGAATCTGGCGGGGGTGGAGGTCGTCCTGAACATGCGGGACCGGATGGAACGGATGCAGCGCCAGATGAATGAACTGCTGCAGGCGATGGCCGACCAATTCGATGCCGAGATGAAACACTGGGAGGGCCGCGAGGAGGAGGGGCTTGTGCCGGTCAGAAGACGCGGGCTGCTCCGCCGGGGCCACCCCTGAGGGTCCACGATTGCTGCGTTGGTGGACCGTCGTGCTTGACAGGGCGGAAGTGCCGCTCTATG encodes the following:
- a CDS encoding helix-turn-helix transcriptional regulator gives rise to the protein MGQRRRRYSISVVAEMFDIHPQTLRVYEREGLLRPARTEGNTRVYSQEDVERIELILRLTKELGVNLAGVEVVLNMRDRMERMQRQMNELLQAMADQFDAEMKHWEGREEEGLVPVRRRGLLRRGHP